A part of Anaeromyxobacter diazotrophicus genomic DNA contains:
- a CDS encoding ABC transporter ATP-binding protein, with protein MIDVRRLAKHYRVHRRQPGLGAALRSLLHRSYETVKAVDGIDFHVAPGERVGFLGPNGAGKTTTLKMLSGLLHPTSGEVRVAGHVPRRREAEFLKRVTLVMGQKQQLLWDLPPAETFALNRAIYDVPPAQFEETVAELTRLLELQDLVGKPTRQLSLGERMKCELAAALLHRPQVLFLDEPTIGLDVSMQATVRGFVKAYNERFGATVLLTSHDMDDVAALCPRVIVIDKGRIIHDGDLRELQRAVRPDKRIVVRLEHPVPAAELSRFGAVVSADAAQAVIQVHAAEVSAAVGRILAALPVTDLTVEDPPLEEVMSELFRSGRAAGEAAR; from the coding sequence GTGATCGACGTCCGCCGCCTCGCCAAGCACTACCGCGTCCACCGCCGCCAGCCCGGGCTCGGTGCGGCCCTGCGCTCGCTCCTGCACCGCTCCTACGAGACGGTGAAGGCGGTGGACGGCATCGACTTCCACGTCGCGCCGGGCGAGCGGGTGGGCTTCCTCGGCCCGAACGGCGCCGGCAAGACCACCACCCTCAAGATGCTCTCCGGCCTGCTCCACCCCACGAGCGGTGAGGTGCGGGTGGCCGGCCACGTCCCGCGCCGGCGCGAGGCCGAGTTCCTGAAGCGGGTCACCCTGGTCATGGGGCAGAAGCAGCAGCTCCTGTGGGACCTGCCCCCGGCCGAGACCTTCGCGCTCAACCGCGCCATCTACGACGTCCCGCCGGCGCAGTTCGAGGAGACGGTGGCGGAGCTCACCCGGCTGCTCGAGCTCCAGGACCTGGTCGGGAAGCCCACGCGCCAGCTCTCGCTGGGCGAGCGGATGAAGTGCGAGCTCGCGGCGGCGCTGCTGCACCGGCCGCAGGTGCTCTTCCTCGACGAGCCGACCATCGGGCTCGACGTGTCGATGCAGGCGACGGTGCGCGGGTTCGTGAAGGCCTACAACGAGCGGTTCGGCGCCACCGTGCTCCTCACCAGCCACGACATGGACGACGTGGCGGCGCTCTGCCCGCGCGTCATCGTCATCGACAAGGGGCGCATCATCCACGACGGCGACCTGCGAGAGCTGCAGCGGGCGGTGCGGCCCGACAAGCGGATCGTGGTGCGGCTCGAGCACCCGGTGCCGGCGGCCGAGCTGTCGCGCTTCGGCGCGGTGGTCTCGGCCGACGCGGCCCAGGCGGTCATCCAGGTGCACGCGGCCGAGGTCTCGGCGGCGGTGGGGCGGATCCTGGCGGCCTTGCCGGTGACCGATCTGACCGTCGAGGACCCGCCGCTGGAGGAGGTCATGAGCGAGCTGTTCCGGAGCGGCCGGGCCGCGGGCGAGGCGGCGCGGTGA
- a CDS encoding small ribosomal subunit Rsm22 family protein, whose product MQTATDDLARLAPRLLAAWRALRGGPPRRGPRPPPDRLAPEELTEVARGVERLSTGLTRDRALAGARYLDDPRLLGAYLLFYWPTSYLQARGVFSELPRAPGAVLDLGSGPAPVALAALHAGAAAAIAADRSPRALAAARALAAELRLPLTTHPWDPTRPGALAQAAGGKTFDAVTFGHVLNELFSGEGAAERRAALLEEAAALLRPGGSLVVIEPALRDTSRALLEVRDLLVARGFAVRAPCLFRGPCPARLRESDWCHAERPIEPPPMVAELARAAGLRREAVKMSYLVLAPRGEPWRAPPAGRVFRVVSEPLPSKGRLRYMACGPEGRLGLALQEKHVTDANRAFEGLLRGDVVELSEVEPRGDGLRLGPETRVTVVAKAGEPLPGV is encoded by the coding sequence GTGCAGACCGCCACCGACGACCTCGCCCGGCTCGCGCCGCGGCTGCTCGCCGCCTGGCGCGCGCTCCGGGGCGGCCCGCCGCGGCGCGGGCCGCGGCCGCCGCCGGACCGCCTCGCCCCCGAGGAGCTGACCGAGGTCGCGCGCGGCGTGGAGCGGCTCTCGACCGGCCTCACCCGCGACCGGGCGCTGGCGGGCGCCCGCTACCTCGACGACCCGCGGCTGCTCGGCGCGTACCTGCTCTTCTACTGGCCGACCTCCTACCTGCAGGCGCGCGGTGTCTTCAGCGAGCTGCCGCGCGCGCCGGGGGCGGTGCTCGACCTCGGGAGCGGTCCCGCCCCGGTGGCGCTGGCGGCGCTGCACGCCGGCGCCGCCGCGGCGATCGCCGCCGACCGCTCGCCGCGGGCGCTCGCCGCGGCCCGCGCGCTCGCGGCCGAGCTGCGCCTCCCGCTCACCACGCACCCCTGGGACCCGACCCGGCCCGGCGCCCTGGCGCAGGCGGCGGGTGGCAAGACGTTCGACGCCGTCACCTTCGGCCACGTCCTCAACGAGCTCTTCTCCGGCGAGGGCGCGGCCGAGCGGCGCGCGGCGCTGCTCGAGGAGGCGGCGGCGCTGCTCCGGCCGGGCGGGTCGCTGGTGGTGATCGAGCCGGCGCTGCGCGACACCTCGCGAGCGCTGCTCGAGGTGCGCGACCTGCTCGTCGCGCGCGGCTTCGCGGTGCGCGCGCCCTGCCTGTTCCGGGGGCCGTGCCCGGCGCGCCTGCGCGAGAGCGACTGGTGCCACGCCGAGCGGCCCATCGAGCCGCCGCCGATGGTGGCGGAGCTGGCGCGCGCCGCCGGGCTGCGCCGCGAGGCGGTGAAGATGAGCTACCTCGTGCTCGCTCCGCGCGGCGAGCCCTGGCGCGCGCCGCCCGCCGGGCGCGTCTTCCGCGTCGTCTCGGAGCCGCTGCCGTCGAAGGGGCGGCTCCGGTACATGGCGTGCGGCCCGGAGGGCCGGCTCGGGCTGGCGCTGCAGGAGAAGCACGTCACCGACGCGAACCGGGCGTTCGAGGGGCTCCTGCGCGGGGACGTGGTGGAGCTGTCGGAGGTGGAGCCGCGGGGCGACGGGCTCAGGCTCGGGCCCGAGACGCGGGTGACGGTGGTGGCGAAGGCGGGGGAGCCGCTCCCGGGCGTTTGA
- the fadI gene encoding acetyl-CoA C-acyltransferase FadI, producing the protein MPSNGTPSPGRRAAIVAGLRTPFVKSGGDFRDLSAVELGAAVVNELVARTGLDPKEYDAVVFGQVIPSPLVSLIAREVVLRTQLPKSVEAHTVARACATSIQAATDAADQIQLGHADVVLAGGAESLSDAPIFASGPLARAIVDASRAKNVVDKAKAFGKLGARDLAPVPPALKEPTTGLTMGESAEKMAQVNGISRKAQDELAYQSHRRAAGAWAAGRFDGEVMHVAVPPRYQRVSAKDNIVREDTNLEALAQLKPVFDRRYGTITAGNSSPLTDGAAALVIVSEEKAKALGLAPLGYVRSYAYAALDPGDQLLQGPAYAAPKALDRAGLRLAEMDLVDMHEAFAAQVLSNLQAFASKKWAEEKLGRAEPLGEVDPEKLNVNGGSIALGHPFAATGARMILQTLRELQRRKGAHALLTVCAAGGIGAALVLDGPEVAA; encoded by the coding sequence ATGCCCAGCAACGGTACCCCCAGCCCCGGCCGCCGCGCGGCGATCGTGGCCGGCCTTCGCACCCCCTTCGTGAAGTCGGGCGGTGACTTCCGCGACCTCTCCGCGGTCGAGCTCGGCGCGGCGGTGGTGAACGAGCTCGTCGCGCGGACGGGCCTCGACCCGAAGGAGTACGACGCCGTCGTCTTCGGGCAGGTCATCCCGTCGCCGCTCGTCTCGCTCATCGCGCGCGAGGTGGTGCTCCGCACCCAGCTGCCGAAGTCGGTCGAGGCGCACACCGTCGCGCGGGCCTGCGCCACCTCCATCCAGGCCGCCACCGACGCCGCCGACCAGATCCAGCTCGGCCACGCCGACGTGGTGCTGGCGGGCGGCGCCGAGTCGCTCTCCGACGCGCCCATCTTCGCCTCCGGCCCGCTGGCGCGCGCCATCGTGGACGCCTCGCGCGCGAAGAACGTGGTCGACAAGGCGAAGGCGTTCGGGAAGCTCGGGGCGAGGGACCTCGCCCCGGTGCCGCCGGCGCTCAAGGAGCCCACCACCGGGCTCACCATGGGCGAGAGCGCCGAGAAGATGGCGCAGGTGAACGGCATCAGCCGCAAGGCGCAGGACGAGCTCGCCTACCAGAGCCACCGCCGCGCCGCCGGCGCCTGGGCGGCCGGCCGCTTCGACGGCGAGGTGATGCACGTGGCGGTGCCGCCGCGCTACCAGCGGGTCTCGGCCAAGGACAACATCGTCCGCGAGGACACGAACCTCGAGGCGCTGGCGCAGCTGAAGCCCGTCTTCGACCGCCGGTACGGCACCATCACCGCCGGCAACTCCTCGCCGCTCACCGACGGGGCGGCGGCGCTGGTGATCGTCTCCGAGGAGAAGGCGAAGGCGCTCGGCCTCGCCCCGCTCGGCTACGTGCGCAGCTACGCCTACGCCGCGCTCGACCCGGGCGATCAGCTCCTGCAAGGGCCGGCCTACGCGGCCCCCAAGGCGCTCGACCGCGCCGGGCTCCGGCTCGCCGAGATGGACCTCGTCGACATGCACGAGGCCTTCGCGGCCCAGGTGCTCTCGAACCTGCAGGCCTTCGCCTCGAAGAAGTGGGCGGAGGAGAAGCTCGGGCGCGCCGAGCCGCTCGGGGAGGTGGACCCGGAGAAGCTCAACGTGAACGGCGGGTCGATCGCGCTCGGCCACCCGTTCGCGGCCACCGGCGCGCGCATGATCCTGCAGACGCTGCGCGAGCTCCAGCGCCGCAAGGGCGCCCACGCGCTCCTCACCGTCTGCGCCGCCGGCGGCATCGGCGCCGCGCTGGTCCTCGACGGCCCCGAAGTCGCCGCCTAG
- a CDS encoding ParB N-terminal domain-containing protein yields MAPRARPVTKRGVPRKRKGVKLEPTGLTAPELRLADPPPEVAELARQIEEDGGAVLALYREPLGGNALVFAALPLEKVERTAFQRDVSDAHVRKLTVAMDKTRRYLDPIIAVREDGRYLSPNGGHRLTALKELGAKAVLALVVPERRVAYQILALNIEKAHNLREKALEVVRMYRDLARLDGTVKEADLALELEEPALATLGFAYEQRGRLSGGAYQPVLKRVDAFLPEPLAASLAERERRAGVVLAFDDAVGEAVARLKERGFDSPYLKAFVVARVNPLRFMKGEPPGFDALFEQMTKKARGLDPGKVKSEDLARSGGAPEES; encoded by the coding sequence ATGGCCCCTCGCGCGCGACCCGTCACCAAGCGTGGAGTTCCCCGCAAGCGCAAGGGCGTGAAGCTCGAGCCGACCGGGCTCACCGCGCCGGAGCTGCGCCTCGCCGACCCGCCGCCCGAGGTGGCGGAGCTGGCCCGGCAGATCGAGGAGGACGGCGGGGCGGTGCTGGCGCTCTACCGGGAGCCGCTCGGCGGGAACGCCCTCGTCTTCGCCGCCCTGCCGCTCGAGAAGGTGGAGCGCACCGCCTTCCAGCGGGACGTCTCCGACGCCCACGTCCGCAAGCTCACCGTGGCCATGGACAAGACGCGCCGCTACCTCGACCCCATCATCGCGGTGCGCGAGGACGGCCGTTACCTGTCGCCGAACGGCGGCCACCGGCTCACCGCCCTCAAGGAGCTGGGCGCCAAGGCGGTGCTGGCGCTGGTCGTGCCCGAGCGGCGCGTCGCCTACCAGATCCTCGCCCTCAACATCGAGAAGGCGCACAACCTCCGCGAGAAGGCGCTCGAGGTGGTGCGGATGTACCGCGACCTGGCGCGGCTCGACGGGACGGTGAAGGAGGCCGACCTCGCGCTCGAGCTGGAGGAGCCGGCGCTCGCCACGCTCGGGTTCGCGTACGAGCAGCGCGGCCGCCTCTCCGGGGGCGCCTACCAGCCGGTGCTGAAGCGGGTGGACGCCTTCCTCCCCGAGCCGCTCGCCGCGTCCCTGGCCGAGCGCGAGCGGCGCGCCGGGGTGGTGCTGGCCTTCGACGACGCGGTCGGGGAGGCGGTGGCGAGGCTGAAGGAGCGCGGCTTCGACTCGCCCTACCTCAAGGCGTTCGTGGTGGCGCGGGTGAACCCGCTGCGGTTCATGAAGGGCGAGCCCCCCGGCTTCGACGCGCTCTTCGAGCAGATGACGAAGAAGGCGCGCGGCCTCGACCCGGGCAAGGTGAAGAGCGAGGACCTGGCGCGGTCGGGCGGGGCGCCCGAGGAGTCCTAG
- the fadJ gene encoding fatty acid oxidation complex subunit alpha FadJ yields MMPAEKIVRSFRVEVEGGVALCLLDVQGEPVNTLSPQVGAELEDLLAALAKDPAVEGVVIASGKKEGFIAGAKIDVIRSARSAAEAEALSRSGQRQFDALERFPKPVVAAIHGACLGGGLELALACRWRVVSDDRKTQLGLPEVQLGLIPGAGGTQRLPRLVGIAAALDLILTGKGLKARKAQKLGLADEVVPAPILLEVARRRARELATGQLRRPQPGGVKQLQRGGLGALQKLALEDNPLGRELLFREARRKVLKKSGGHYPALEKALEAVKHGLDKGMEAGLEREAKLFGELAVSEVSKRLVDIFFATTALKKDTGVDDPAVKARRVETVGVLGGGLMGSGIAFVTVGAGLAVRVREKDDAAAARALASVRGLLDEKVKRRSMTPIERGATMRLLTASTGWAGFERVDLVIEAVFEDLALKQEMVRAFEQVNPRGIFASNTSSIPIAKIAEASTRPERVLGMHYFSPVQKMPLLEVIVTPLTAPDVTATAVAVGKKQGKTVIVVNDGPGFYTSRILTPYMNEAAEILIEGASVEDLDGALTAFGMPVGPITLLDEVGVDVGAKVAKILHAAFGDRMTPPAALEKLTADGRLGRKSKKGFYTYGGKKKEVDVTVYDLLPGGRQRKRVSRDEIAERVTLQLVNEAIRCLGEGILRSARDGDVGAIFGLGFPPFLGGPFRYADAVGPKTLLERLERWHDKFGDRFEPAPLLVEVARDGRRFYPDARPV; encoded by the coding sequence ATGATGCCCGCCGAGAAGATCGTCCGGAGCTTCCGCGTCGAGGTGGAGGGCGGGGTCGCGCTCTGCCTGCTCGACGTCCAGGGCGAGCCGGTCAACACGCTCTCGCCCCAGGTCGGCGCCGAGCTGGAGGACCTGCTCGCCGCGCTGGCCAAGGACCCCGCCGTCGAGGGGGTGGTGATCGCCAGCGGCAAGAAGGAGGGGTTCATCGCCGGCGCCAAGATCGACGTCATCCGGTCGGCGCGCAGCGCGGCCGAGGCCGAGGCGCTCTCGCGCTCGGGGCAGCGGCAGTTCGACGCGCTGGAGCGCTTCCCGAAGCCGGTGGTGGCGGCCATCCACGGCGCCTGCCTCGGCGGCGGGCTCGAGCTCGCGCTCGCCTGCCGCTGGCGCGTCGTCTCGGACGACCGGAAGACGCAGCTCGGCCTGCCGGAGGTGCAGCTCGGCCTCATCCCCGGCGCGGGCGGCACGCAGCGGCTGCCGCGGCTCGTCGGCATCGCCGCCGCCCTCGACCTCATCCTCACCGGCAAGGGCCTCAAGGCGAGGAAGGCGCAGAAGCTCGGCCTCGCCGACGAGGTGGTCCCGGCGCCCATCCTCCTCGAGGTGGCGCGGCGCCGGGCGCGGGAGCTCGCCACCGGCCAGCTCCGCCGGCCGCAGCCGGGCGGCGTGAAGCAGCTCCAGCGGGGCGGGCTGGGCGCGCTGCAGAAGCTCGCGCTCGAGGACAACCCGCTCGGCCGCGAGCTGCTCTTTCGCGAGGCGCGGCGGAAGGTGCTGAAGAAGAGCGGCGGCCACTACCCCGCGCTCGAGAAGGCGCTCGAGGCGGTGAAGCACGGCCTCGACAAGGGGATGGAGGCCGGGCTCGAGCGCGAGGCGAAGCTGTTCGGGGAGCTGGCCGTCTCCGAGGTCTCGAAGCGGCTGGTCGACATCTTCTTCGCCACCACCGCGCTCAAGAAGGACACCGGGGTAGACGACCCGGCGGTGAAGGCGCGGCGGGTCGAGACGGTGGGCGTGCTGGGCGGCGGGCTCATGGGCTCGGGCATCGCCTTCGTCACCGTCGGCGCGGGGCTCGCGGTGCGCGTCCGCGAGAAGGACGACGCGGCGGCGGCGCGCGCGCTCGCCAGCGTGCGGGGGCTCCTCGACGAGAAGGTGAAGCGCAGGTCGATGACGCCCATCGAGCGCGGCGCCACGATGCGGCTCCTCACCGCGTCGACCGGCTGGGCCGGCTTCGAGCGGGTGGACCTCGTCATCGAGGCGGTCTTCGAGGACCTGGCGCTGAAGCAGGAGATGGTGCGCGCCTTCGAGCAGGTGAACCCGCGCGGCATCTTCGCCTCGAACACCTCCTCCATCCCCATCGCCAAGATCGCGGAGGCCTCGACGCGGCCCGAGCGCGTGCTCGGCATGCACTACTTCTCGCCGGTGCAGAAGATGCCGCTCCTCGAGGTGATCGTGACGCCCCTGACGGCGCCCGACGTCACCGCCACCGCCGTCGCGGTGGGCAAGAAGCAGGGCAAGACGGTCATCGTCGTGAACGACGGCCCCGGCTTCTACACGAGCCGCATCCTCACCCCGTACATGAACGAGGCGGCCGAGATCCTGATCGAGGGCGCCTCGGTGGAGGACCTCGACGGCGCGCTCACCGCCTTCGGGATGCCGGTCGGGCCCATCACCCTCCTCGACGAGGTGGGCGTCGACGTCGGCGCCAAGGTGGCGAAGATCCTCCACGCCGCCTTCGGCGACCGCATGACGCCGCCCGCGGCGCTGGAGAAGCTCACCGCCGACGGCCGGCTGGGGCGGAAGTCGAAGAAGGGCTTCTACACCTACGGCGGCAAGAAGAAGGAGGTCGACGTCACCGTCTACGACCTCCTCCCGGGCGGCCGGCAGCGCAAGCGCGTCTCCCGCGACGAGATCGCCGAGCGGGTCACGCTCCAGCTGGTGAACGAGGCGATCCGCTGCCTGGGCGAGGGCATCCTGCGCAGCGCCCGCGACGGCGACGTCGGCGCCATCTTCGGGCTCGGCTTCCCTCCCTTCCTGGGGGGACCTTTCCGGTACGCGGACGCGGTCGGGCCGAAGACCCTCCTCGAGCGGCTGGAGCGGTGGCACGACAAGTTCGGCGACCGCTTCGAGCCGGCGCCGCTGCTCGTGGAGGTCGCGCGCGACGGGCGGCGCTTCTATCCGGACGCGCGGCCTGTGTGA
- a CDS encoding ATP-binding protein: protein MPSRVEVGHGHALGGHARAAGAEAARAALAGLEQPPSLVLVFASAYGDPAAALAGVREVTGEAPLVGLSTEREIDGADLVGAVAVAALATDALTVRLGVVPRGGRALEPALDEALGAAGGAPYLGGPGPWLEATRAGRAVFAFLLASGEGSGGAGRLAEQLTRRSGGRLPVFAFASASAPAAPGVVLAGDRVLDDGVAFALVETTLEVGFAAAADGQALHDAVLRGRVTDPVLALTAVRGAPRPRAAPDEVATMAAALGGVPLVGFRAPAGAPGVTTLVLGRDLSREAQVAEQNALLLERARRGEAQVRALLDSIPDLAWMKDVEGRLAAVNQPFAAFVGRPREELLGQRGVEVLPPALAAAGGGGARSEGASTREELRVADAAGRPVWLEALQAPVRDEQGRVTGTAGVARDVTWRRELEELRHAANDELERLVRRRTSELAESEERYRMLVRGTPNSAVFLVDAELRCTLAEGTLVERIAPAGGVVGRRLDASPEHAGGPIEAALRRALAGETVELEAVVGKLLVLLHAAPFRSKGGGSTAAMLVATDVSERRRLEEQVRQAQKMEAIGRLAGGIAHDFNNILTVILGSARDLYRSAGGAEARELAQEVLDAGDRAAALTRQLLAFSRQQALRPRELDVNEVVRDLEKMVRRLIGEHIAVTSALAPGRAAVRADPGQLEQVILNLVVNARDAMPGGGRLTLSTALVDGAPGDAQRPPTPGPHVLLTVRDTGRGMSAEVLEHLFEPFFTTKERGKGTGLGLATVYGVVQQSGGAVAVRSAPDAGTTFEIYLPRLPEDEDRAADDEGAASSGERRPRGHETVLLVEDDLAVRTLMRRILEGAGYRVVEARQPAEALVGARAQAPDLLLTDVVMPGMGGPELAAELLAIQPALRVLYVSGYTENEALRSGALPEGQAFLQKPFTGDELARAVRETLDVPLAAAAARC from the coding sequence TTGCCTTCGAGGGTCGAGGTCGGTCACGGGCACGCGCTCGGCGGACACGCTCGCGCCGCGGGCGCCGAGGCGGCGCGCGCCGCGCTGGCCGGGCTGGAGCAGCCGCCCTCGCTCGTCCTGGTCTTCGCCTCCGCGTACGGCGATCCGGCCGCGGCGCTGGCCGGGGTGCGCGAGGTCACCGGCGAGGCGCCGCTCGTCGGCCTCTCCACCGAGCGCGAGATCGACGGCGCAGACCTGGTCGGCGCGGTGGCGGTGGCGGCCCTCGCCACCGACGCCCTGACGGTGCGCCTCGGGGTCGTGCCGCGCGGCGGGCGCGCGCTGGAGCCGGCGCTCGACGAGGCGCTCGGCGCGGCCGGCGGCGCCCCGTACCTGGGCGGCCCGGGGCCGTGGCTCGAGGCGACCCGCGCCGGGCGCGCCGTCTTCGCCTTCCTCCTCGCGTCGGGCGAGGGCAGCGGCGGCGCGGGCCGGCTGGCCGAGCAGCTCACCCGCCGCTCCGGCGGGCGGCTCCCGGTGTTCGCCTTCGCCTCCGCGAGCGCGCCCGCGGCGCCGGGCGTGGTGCTCGCCGGCGACCGCGTGCTCGACGACGGGGTGGCCTTCGCGCTGGTGGAGACCACGCTGGAGGTCGGCTTCGCCGCGGCGGCCGACGGGCAGGCGCTGCACGACGCGGTGCTGCGCGGGCGGGTCACCGATCCGGTGCTCGCGCTGACCGCCGTCCGGGGCGCGCCGCGCCCCCGGGCCGCGCCCGACGAGGTGGCGACCATGGCGGCGGCGCTGGGCGGCGTCCCGCTGGTCGGCTTCCGCGCGCCCGCCGGCGCGCCGGGCGTCACGACGCTGGTGCTCGGCCGCGACCTCTCGCGCGAGGCGCAGGTGGCGGAGCAGAACGCGCTGCTGCTCGAGCGCGCCCGGCGCGGCGAGGCGCAGGTCCGCGCGCTGCTCGACAGCATCCCGGACCTCGCCTGGATGAAGGACGTCGAGGGGCGCCTGGCGGCCGTGAACCAGCCCTTCGCCGCCTTCGTGGGCAGGCCGCGCGAGGAGCTCCTGGGCCAGCGCGGGGTCGAGGTCCTGCCGCCGGCGCTGGCCGCGGCGGGCGGCGGCGGCGCGCGGAGCGAGGGAGCGTCCACGCGCGAGGAGCTCCGCGTCGCGGACGCGGCTGGGCGGCCGGTGTGGCTCGAGGCGCTGCAGGCCCCGGTGCGCGACGAGCAGGGGCGGGTGACCGGCACCGCCGGCGTGGCGCGCGACGTGACCTGGCGGCGCGAGCTGGAGGAGCTGCGCCACGCCGCCAACGACGAGCTGGAGCGCCTGGTGCGGCGGCGGACGAGCGAGCTGGCGGAGAGCGAGGAGCGCTACCGCATGCTGGTGCGCGGGACGCCCAACTCGGCCGTCTTCCTCGTCGACGCCGAGCTGCGCTGCACGCTCGCGGAGGGCACGCTGGTCGAGCGGATCGCGCCGGCGGGCGGGGTGGTGGGCCGGCGGCTCGACGCGTCCCCGGAGCACGCGGGCGGGCCCATCGAGGCGGCGCTCCGCCGCGCGCTGGCGGGCGAGACGGTCGAGCTGGAGGCGGTGGTGGGGAAGCTGCTCGTCCTCCTCCACGCGGCGCCGTTCCGGAGCAAGGGCGGCGGGAGCACCGCCGCCATGCTGGTGGCCACCGACGTGAGCGAGCGCCGCCGCCTGGAGGAGCAGGTGCGGCAGGCGCAGAAGATGGAGGCCATCGGGCGCCTCGCCGGCGGCATCGCGCACGACTTCAACAACATCCTCACGGTGATCCTCGGCTCGGCCCGCGACCTGTACCGGAGCGCCGGCGGGGCCGAGGCGCGCGAGCTGGCGCAGGAGGTGCTCGACGCGGGCGACCGCGCCGCCGCGCTCACCCGGCAGCTGCTCGCCTTCAGCCGGCAGCAGGCGCTGCGCCCGCGCGAGCTCGACGTGAACGAGGTGGTGCGCGACCTCGAGAAGATGGTGCGGCGGCTGATCGGGGAGCACATCGCGGTCACGAGCGCGCTCGCGCCCGGCCGCGCGGCGGTGCGCGCCGACCCGGGCCAGCTCGAGCAGGTGATCCTCAACCTGGTGGTGAACGCCCGCGACGCCATGCCCGGGGGCGGGCGGCTCACCCTCTCCACCGCCCTGGTGGACGGCGCGCCCGGCGACGCGCAGCGCCCGCCCACGCCCGGGCCGCACGTGCTCCTGACCGTCCGCGACACCGGCCGCGGGATGTCGGCCGAGGTGCTGGAGCACCTCTTCGAGCCCTTCTTCACCACCAAGGAGCGGGGCAAGGGCACCGGCCTCGGCCTCGCCACCGTGTACGGGGTGGTGCAGCAGAGCGGCGGTGCGGTGGCGGTGCGCAGCGCGCCGGACGCCGGCACCACCTTCGAGATCTACCTGCCGCGCCTGCCCGAGGACGAGGACCGCGCGGCGGACGACGAGGGGGCGGCGAGCTCCGGCGAGCGCCGGCCGCGCGGGCACGAGACGGTCCTGCTGGTGGAGGACGACCTCGCCGTCCGCACGCTCATGCGGCGCATCCTGGAGGGAGCCGGCTACCGGGTGGTGGAGGCGCGGCAGCCGGCGGAGGCGCTCGTCGGGGCGCGGGCGCAGGCGCCCGACCTCCTCCTCACCGACGTGGTGATGCCGGGCATGGGCGGCCCGGAGCTGGCGGCCGAGCTGCTCGCCATCCAGCCCGCGCTGCGGGTGCTCTACGTCTCCGGCTACACCGAGAACGAGGCGCTGCGCAGCGGCGCGCTGCCGGAGGGCCAGGCCTTCCTGCAGAAGCCGTTCACCGGCGACGAACTCGCCCGCGCGGTGCGCGAGACGCTCGACGTCCCGCTCGCGGCCGCGGCCGCGCGCTGCTAG
- the rnz gene encoding ribonuclease Z: MLRVTFLGTSAAQPTASRGLSATAVRHAGELLLFDCGEGTQRQMIRYATGFDVAAIFFTHFHADHYLGAIGFLRTLSMLGRTAPLHLYGPRPAERLLQVMLFTGTDVLAFPIEIHEIAAGAVVRRPGAEIHAFATQHRTPSLGYALREDARPGRFHPDRALALGVPPGPLFGRLQRGEAVAAGGRTVRPEEVLDAPRRGRALVITGDTRPAAATAEAARGADLLVHDATFGDEEQGRAEETWHSTAREAARVARDARAGRLVLTHLSTRYDQDPSPLVRQAREEWPAVDVAHDGLVLELPLPD, translated from the coding sequence ATGCTCCGGGTCACCTTCCTCGGCACCTCCGCCGCCCAGCCCACCGCCAGCCGCGGCCTGTCGGCCACCGCCGTGCGCCACGCCGGCGAGCTCCTGCTCTTCGACTGCGGCGAGGGCACCCAGCGGCAGATGATCCGGTACGCCACCGGGTTCGACGTGGCCGCCATCTTCTTCACCCACTTCCACGCCGACCACTACCTCGGCGCCATCGGCTTCCTGCGCACGCTCTCCATGCTCGGCCGCACCGCGCCCCTCCACCTCTACGGCCCGCGGCCGGCGGAGCGGCTCCTCCAGGTGATGCTCTTCACCGGGACCGACGTCCTCGCCTTCCCCATCGAGATCCACGAGATCGCCGCCGGCGCGGTGGTGCGCCGGCCGGGGGCCGAGATCCACGCCTTCGCCACCCAGCACCGCACCCCGTCGCTCGGCTACGCGCTGCGCGAGGACGCGCGCCCGGGCCGGTTCCACCCCGACCGCGCGCTCGCGCTGGGCGTGCCGCCCGGCCCGCTCTTCGGGCGGCTGCAGCGGGGCGAGGCGGTCGCCGCCGGCGGCCGCACCGTCCGCCCGGAGGAGGTCCTGGACGCGCCCCGCCGCGGGCGAGCGCTCGTCATCACCGGCGACACCCGGCCCGCCGCCGCCACCGCCGAGGCGGCCCGCGGCGCCGACCTGCTCGTGCATGACGCCACCTTCGGCGACGAGGAGCAGGGCCGGGCCGAGGAGACGTGGCACTCGACCGCGCGCGAGGCGGCGCGGGTGGCGCGCGACGCGCGCGCCGGCCGGCTCGTGCTCACGCACCTCTCCACCCGCTACGACCAGGATCCCTCGCCGCTCGTGCGCCAGGCGCGCGAGGAGTGGCCCGCCGTCGACGTCGCGCACGACGGGCTCGTGCTGGAGCTGCCGCTGCCGGACTGA
- a CDS encoding hemerythrin domain-containing protein, whose amino-acid sequence MAQKRSRQLKPLSSEHHQALLVAFQLKNGLAGHAESAGAPKDLAGLVSLAKRFDAAVLRAHGRAEEELLGEHLPEVDVKRLAVEHRELARLLEAAQQGGPQDARHALSAFAELLERHVRWEERELFGACELAMGEAALALVGTELERRLVLQRVDAKAAKRA is encoded by the coding sequence ATGGCCCAGAAGCGCAGCCGGCAGCTGAAGCCCCTCTCGAGCGAGCATCACCAGGCGCTCCTCGTCGCCTTCCAGCTCAAGAACGGGCTGGCCGGCCACGCCGAGAGCGCCGGCGCGCCGAAGGATCTGGCGGGGCTGGTGAGCCTGGCGAAGCGCTTCGACGCGGCGGTGCTGCGGGCCCACGGGCGGGCGGAGGAGGAGCTGCTCGGCGAGCACCTGCCCGAGGTGGACGTGAAGCGGCTGGCGGTCGAGCATCGCGAGCTGGCCCGGCTGCTCGAGGCGGCGCAGCAGGGGGGGCCCCAGGACGCGCGGCACGCGCTGAGCGCCTTCGCCGAGCTCCTCGAGCGGCACGTCCGCTGGGAGGAGCGCGAGCTGTTCGGCGCCTGCGAGCTGGCGATGGGCGAGGCGGCGCTGGCCCTGGTGGGCACGGAGCTCGAGCGCCGGCTGGTGCTGCAGCGGGTGGACGCAAAGGCGGCGAAGCGCGCCTAG